From the genome of Clavibacter nebraskensis NCPPB 2581:
CCGCGTCGTCGTCGACGACGCGTCGTTCACTGTCCGCGCGGGCGAGGTCGTCGGCTTCGCGGGCCTCATGGGCGCGGGCCGCACCGAGCTCGCGATGAGCATCTTCGGTCGCTCCTACGGCACCGGCATCACCGGCCGGATCTTCAAGGACGGCAAGGAGATCCGCACCCGCACCGTGAGCGAGGCCATCAAGAACGGCATCGCCTACGCGACCGAGGACCGGAAGCGCTACGGCCTCAACCTCATCGGCAGCATCACGGTGAACGTCTCGGCCGCGGCGCTCTCCAAGCTCGTCAAGCTCGGCGTGATCGACCGGCACCGCGAGTACGCGGTCGCCGACGACTACCGCAAGAGGATGAACATCAAGACGCCCGACGTCGCGGGGGTGGTCGGCAAGCTGTCCGGCGGCAACCAGCAGAAGGTCGTCCTCAGCAAGTGGATCTACTCGGGTCCCGACGTGCTCATCCTCGACGAGCCCACCCGCGGCATCGACGTGGGGGCGAAGTACGAGATCTACAGCATCATCAACCAGCTCGCGGCCGAGGGGAAGGCGGTCATCGTCATCTCCTCCGAGCTGCCCGAGCTCATCGGCCTCTCGGATCGGATCTACACGATCGCCGAGGGGCGGCTCACCGCCGAGGTCTCCCGGGCCGACGCGACACAGGAGGAGCTGATGCGGCACATGACCGCCAGCCGGAAGTCAGGAGTCGACCAGTGACCGTCACCGCCGAGCAGGCCACATCGCCGAACGCGCCCGCGCCCGACGGCGCGAGGACGCGCAAGCGCCGCCGGATCGACCTCCGCCAGTACGGGATCCTCGCGGCGCTGGCCGTGATCATCCTGCTGTTCCAGATCCTCACCGAGGGGCGCCTGCTCTACCCGGGCAACGTCGCGAACCTCATCCAGCAGAACGCGTACGTGCTGATCCTCGCGATGGGCATGGTCATCGTGATCATCGCGGGCCACATCGACCTGTCGGTGGGCTCGGTCGTCGCGACCGTCGGCGCCGTGGCCGCGCTCAGCATGAACGAGTGGGGGCTGCCGTGGGGGTCCGCCGTCGTGCTGTCGCTCGTGGTCGGCGCGCTCATCGGGGCGTGGCAGGGCTTCTGGGTGGCCTTCGTCGGGATCCCGGCGTTCATCGTCACGCTCGCGGGCATGCTCGTGTTCCGCGGCGTCGCGCTCGTGCTCCTCACGGGCGGCACGATCTCGGGGCTCCCCGCGGAGTTCAACTCCATCGGCTCGGGCAACCTGCCGACGACGGGCGCGCCCGACCTCCTCACGCTCGGCATCGGCGCGCTCGTGTCGGTCGCGCTCGTGGTGCAGCAGCTGCGCACCCGCGCGACGCTCCGCAAGCTCGAGCTGCCGCGCGAGCGGGCGATCTCGTTCTGGATCCGCACCGCCATCGCCGTCTTCGCGATCATGTACCTCTGCTACCTGCTGGCGTACAACCGCGGGACGCCGATCATCCTGATCATCCTGGCGACGCTGGTGCTGCTCTACTCGTTCCTCCTCACGCGCACGGTCTTCGGCCGGCACGTGTACGCGATGGGCGGCAACCTGTTCGCCGCGATGATGTCGGGCGTCAAGACGCGCTGGGTCAACTTCTTCATCTTCGTGAACATGGGGCTGCTCGCCGGCCTCGCGGGCGTCGTCAGCACGGCGCGCGCGGGATCCGCGGTGGCCTCGGCCGGCCAGAGCTTCGAGCTCGACGCGATCGCCGCGGTGTTCATCGGCGGCGCGGCGGTGCAGGGCGGCGTGGGCACGGTGGTCGGCGCGGTCATCGGCGGCCTCGTGATGGGCGTGCTCAACCAGGGCCTGTCGATCCTCTCGGTCGATGCAGCGTGGCAGCAGGTCATCAAGGGCCTGGTGCTGCTCCTCGCGGTCGCTTTCGACGTCTACAGCAAGCGGCGCTCCGGGCGCTGACCCGCGACGCGGTACGACCCTCGGCCCGGCCGCTCCCTCACGCGGGGGAGCGGCCGGGCCGTCCGTCGTCCGGGTGGGGGCGGATCGCGCGCGGTGCCGGTCGCCGCTGCCAGCCTCCGCACATGGGACACGGACCGCACGGCGCGCTGTCGCGCGACGAGGTGGCAGCACGACTGGATGACGGATGCGCCTGGCGCATCGCGTGGTGCTCCGGTGCGCGGCTCCCGGAGTCGCGCGGAGCCGGGCCGACGCTGCCCGATGGCGTCCTGGACCGGGTCCCCTCGCCGGCGAAGCTCCGCCGGGGCGTCCTGCCCGGAGGTCGCAACTGGATGCTGGTGGTCGAGCGCGAGGAGGCCGGCCGGCCGGTGCTCCTCGTCGACGAGGGCCCCGAGTACCGGCACGTCTGATCAGCCGCGGTGGCGTCCCCGCGGGCGGACGGCGGCGGGGGACGGGTCGGCCGCGTCGACGCCCGGGTGCGAGGGGTCCGCGCGGGCGGCCTCGGCGACGCCCGCGACCATCGCGTCGGAGTGCACGTGGTCGCCCTCGGCGACGACGTCCGCGGCGGCCGACGCGGTGCGCCAGCATCGGGTCTGCACGGCGCCCGTGATGATCGTGACCGCCGCGTAGGCGAGGAGCGCGACCGCCGCGGCCGGGATGATCCAGCTGCGGGCCTGCCCGTTCACGGCCTGGTTCGCCCAGCCGACGAGCGGCACCGAGTACCAGACCTCGCCCTGGATCTGGGCAGGCGTCACGGGCAGCGAGTCGGGCGACGCGTTGTTGTCGCCTGTGAACGTGAAGGAGCGCGTGCCGTCGGAGGCGGACGCGATGGCGGTGATGCGGTGCGTGATGACCGCGGGGTCGCCCGAGCGGATCTGGTACGTCGCGACGTCGCCCACCTCCAACGCGTCGGGGTCGACGGGCCGCACCACGACGAGCGTGCCGGGCGGGAGCGTCGGCTCCATCGACTGCGTGAGGATCGTGAGCGGGACGGCCCCCGAGACCTTCGGCACCACGAGCAGCACGGCCGCGAGCGCGATGACGAGCAGCAGGATCCCGACGCTGAGCCCGACGGCCGCCGAGCGGGCGAGCTGCGTGACGCCGCCGCGAGGCCGGGTGCCGGCCTCGAGCTCGACGGGGGCGAGGTCGTTTGCGGGGCGCCCGAGGGCGTCGCCGTGCCGTGCGCGTCGGCGGGCGAGGAGGTGGGGCATGTTCTGTCGTCCGGGTCGGGTGGGTGGGGTCAGGAGCAGCGGAAGCCGCGGGCGCCGCTCTGGGTGAAGGCCACGACCGTGCCGCTCGCGACCTGGCGGACGACCTGGTTCTGGGAGTCGAGGAGGTCGACCGTGACGCGGATGGTGCCGTCGGGCGCGAGGGTGGCGGGCACCTCGGATCTGCTGATGGTCGCCTTGCCGTAGTAGCCCTGCGAGGTGGCGATGCGCGTGTCGTCGACCATCACGTTGTAGTTCGACTCGAGCGAGGAGACCGAGGTGTCCCACCCGACGACGACGTACCAGTTCCCGTCCTGGGGCGTGCAGGCGAACCCGCCCGTGACGGCGGGACCGGCGGCGGTCTGGGTGGCCGTCGTGGAGGCGCGGCCGGTCCAGCTGCCCGATCCGAGCACGACGCCGAGGGTGCCGGTGACGGTGGCGGACCCGCTCGTGGGGAACGACGAGGCCGTGGTGCGCACGCACCAGGTGGCGCGGGCGCCGCCCGCGAGCGTGCCGGAGATGCGGGGCGGCGAGGCCCAGGTGCCCGACACGGATCCGGAGCCCACCGAGGCGGTCGCGGAGCAGCTCGTCGCGGTGGTGCTCCACGCGACGACCCGGGTGGCGCCGGCGAGGTCGCGGTCGGCGGAGGTGGACGTGGTGGCGGAGACGGTGCCCGTCCACGGGCTGCTGCCGCTGCCCGTGTTGGTGACGACCACGGTGGCGGTGAGGCTCGGGCTCTGCGAGGAGACGGCGCCCGCCAGCTGGTCGAAGCCCGTGCTCGTGACGGAGACCGTGGCGGCGCGGACCGACGTGCTCGTGGTGGTGCTCGACGACCAGAGCGCGTAGCCCGCGGTGCTGCCCGCCCCGACAAGGAGGACGGTGAGGCCCACCAGGAGCGCCAGGCGGCCGCGGCCCACGCGGCGACGCGTGCGCGTCACGGCTTCACCTGCGTGCCGGTGAGGACGAAGGTGAGCTGGCCGGTGGATCCCTGCACGCTCTGCGGCGCGTCCTCGTCGAGGACGACCTCGGAGCAGACGATGGCGGACGCGCCCGGCTGGATGCGGACGAAGCCGCTCGAGGTGGTGAGCTGACCCGGGCGTCCGGACCACGTGGTGGCGCCGGAGACGCAGGCGGACGTGGAGGCGACCGGGCCGATGCGCACGGAGAGCTCGCCGAGGAAGGCGCTGTTCGATGAGGTGCCACGGCTGGAGACGGCCACGTCCAAGGGTACCGTCCCCGTGTTCTTCGCGGTGAAGGTGCCGATGGCGCTCTGCCCCGGGAGGAGACGCGAGGAGTCGAGGGCCGGCTGCTGGGTGATGACGAGGCCGCTCGTCCCGCTGGTGACGCTCGCGGGCTTCGTGCTCGCGGCGCCGTTCCAGAGGGCGTAGCTGCCGCCGGTCGCGGCGAGGGAGGCGACGGCGACCGCGGTGAGGAGGCCGGTGGTGAGCCAGGCGGCGCGGAGGGGGCTGCGCCGGGCCGGTCGTGCGGAACGACGGCCGTGCGCGGGACGCGGGGCGGGGGCCTCGTTCCTGCGCATGCCGTCCTCGTTCCGGGTGGTGGTGGTGCGGGTGGTGGGGGTGGAGCCCCCTCCCCGCGGGTGACGTCACCGCGAGGAGGGGAGACCGGGGACTAGATCGCGCGCTGCGTGAGCGTGAAGGCGAGCTTGTCGAAGGAGAGCGAGCCGTTCTGGCCGGTGGTCGCGTCGGAGGGGAACGTGACCGTGAGGACGACGTTGACCTTGGAGGCGGACGTCGAGGGCTTGACCGTGAACGTGTTCGCGGCGGAGGCGGGGGTGATGCTGGCGTCCTTCGAGGTGACGTCGAGCTTCGTGGTGATGGCCGCCTTGAGCGCCGCGTCGCCGGTGATGGAGACGGGGTTGTAGGTGAGGTCCGCGGCGAGCGAGTCGCCGGTCGCCGTGACGGTCAGCGCGCTCGTGTACTGGAGGACGTTGCCCGGGACGATGCGGTAGGTGGAGGGGTCGATGACCTTGCTGCCGCCATTGGTGATGTCGGTCCAGACGCCCGCGGTGTCGGCGGAGATGGCCAGGTTGCCGGAGGAGACGCTGGAGGCCGCAACCGTGGCGTTGGCGTTCCACAGAGCGAAGCTGCCGGCGCCGCCGAGGAGGAGGACGATTCCGGCGGCACCTGCGACGGCACCGGAGACGATCTTGTTCATGGGGTTTCCTGTTCTTCGCGCGGTGTGCCGCGCATGCTCATGGGGAGTCGGCGGGTGGGTGGCCCGCCGGTCGTCTCCGGTCCCGCATCGGCGCTTCAGCAGCGCTCCCGCGATGTCGTACCGGTGTTTCCTTCGACACGCATCACTCTGACGGAGCGGTCTCAAGCCACCCGCTGGGGATCCGCAAGTACCCCCGAGCTTTCCCGCAAGCCCGACCCGGCTTCCGCTCAAGGGCCCGTGGGCTGTCCGCGGACGGTCCGACGCGATCCGCGCGGTGGCGCGGACGGGGCTCTCCGCGTCGCCCGGTCTAGGCTCGGTCCACGGCGTCCCCCGACGGCGGATGGAGGAGGACAGCGCATGACCCCTCCCGAGCCCGTGGCCCGGATCTCCGCAGACGACCGGCGCCGGCGCGGATCCACCCGCGCGCAGATCCCGTTCCTCCTCAGCTGCGCGGCGGTCGCGGTCATCGTCGCGGTGGTCGAGCCGTCGGTCCAGCGCGACCCCTGGTACGCGGCCGCCATCGCCATGGTCCTGCTCGGCACCGTCGTCGCCCTCGTCGTCGGGGCCAGCCGGATCCCGTCGGCCGTCCTCATCGCCGTGCCCGCGCTCGACCTGCTCGCCGTGGCGTTCATCCGCGACGCGACGGCCGCCACCCTCCCCGCGGCCGCGCTGCTCGTGATCTTCCCGCTCCTCTGGCTCGTGTTCGGCTTCCCGTCCGGCGGCGTCCCCGTCGCCATCGCGGGTGCGCTCGCGATCACCGTGTTCCCCGTCCTCCGCGCCGGCGGCCTCCCCGCGACGAGCGCCGGCTGGGCCGACCTCGTCGCCGGGCTCCTCCTCACCGCCCTGCTGGTCACCGCAGGGGGCCAGGCGGCGGCGACGCAGCGCCGCGACCAGCGCGAGCTGGCGGAGTCGACCGCGGCCCAGGACCGGCTCCTCGCGGAGTCGCGCGAGCAGACCGCGACCATCCGCGACGTCGCGGACGCCGTCGACGTGGGCATCGTCTTCTTCGACGCCGACGACCGGCCCGTGATCCGCAACGCGGCCGTCCGCACGCTCCTCGACATCGCGGGGTACGACCACGAGACGGGCATGGCGACCTCCGCCTACGGATCCGACCGCGTCACGCCCGTGGCCCGCGAGGGCAAGGTCCTGATGGAGGCCGTGTACGCCGACAAGGTGCACGGCCCCGTCTACTGGGTGGGGGAGCCGGGCAACCAGCGCGCCCTCGTGCTCTCCGTGCGGCCGATCGGCCGCCGGCCCGGCCAGCTGACGGGCACCGTGCTCGGCGCCTACGACGTGACCGACCTCGCCCAGGCCGTGCAGGTGCGCGACGAGTTCCTGGCGACCGTGTCGCACGAGCTGCGGACGCCGCTCACCAGCATCGTCGGCTACCTCGACCTGATCGACGAGCTGCACGATCCCGCCGAGCTCGGCATCCAGGACGAGCTGGCCGTGATCCAGCGGAACGTGGCGCAGCTGTCGAGCATCATCGGCTCGCTGCTCGAGGGGGCCGACCACGCCCCCGCCCTGCGTCGCGGCCCCGTCGACGTGACGGCGCTGGTCGACGGGGTCGTGCGGCGGGCCGCCGCGCGCGCGGCCGATCGCGGCCTGGTGCTCGAGGCGCGGCTCGAGCCGGGGGTCCGGATGGACGGCGACGCGGATCGCCTGACGCAGGTCGTGGAGGCGCTCGTCGCCAACGCGCTCCTCTTCACCCCGTCCGGCCGGATCGACGTGGTCCTCGCGCGCGAGGGCGACGACGCCGTGATCTCCGTCGTCGACACGGGCGTCGGCCTCAGCGAGGAGGACCAGCGCCACGTGTTCGACCGCTTCTTCCGCGCGCAGTCGGCCCGTGACGGCGCCGTCCCCGGGATCGGCCTCGGCCTCTCCATCGCCGAGCGGACCGTGACGGCGCACGGCGGCACGCTCCGCATCGCGAGCCGCCTCGGCCACGGCACCCGCGTGGTCGCGACTCTCCCGGCGGGCCCCGACGCGACCATCCCGTAGCCCTCCTCATAGCCGATGGCAAGGCCGAGGCGCGAATCGACCGATCGGGGGGCCTCCGCCTAGACTCGGCCGGTCGCTCGCGGGACCCCTGCGGGCACGGCACCACGTCATCGAGCCCACAGGAGCCCATCCCCTCTCATGACCTCCACGCGCACGTCCGCAGAACGCCTCCTCGTCCGTCTCGTCCCGAAGCGACGGACCAAGCCCGACGGCACCCGTCAACCCCGCCGCGACCACTCCGACCACCGCCTCCTCGAGGCCCGGTTCACCGGGTCCGTCGACCTCTACGAGCCCGAGCACCCGAAGATCGACCGTCTCGTCTTCGGCGTCACGGCCGTCCTCGCGGTCGGGTTCGTCGTCTGGGGCATCGTGAGCACCGACGGCCTCGCGACGATCTCCGGCACCGCGCAGAGCTGGGTCATCAAC
Proteins encoded in this window:
- a CDS encoding sensor histidine kinase, coding for MTPPEPVARISADDRRRRGSTRAQIPFLLSCAAVAVIVAVVEPSVQRDPWYAAAIAMVLLGTVVALVVGASRIPSAVLIAVPALDLLAVAFIRDATAATLPAAALLVIFPLLWLVFGFPSGGVPVAIAGALAITVFPVLRAGGLPATSAGWADLVAGLLLTALLVTAGGQAAATQRRDQRELAESTAAQDRLLAESREQTATIRDVADAVDVGIVFFDADDRPVIRNAAVRTLLDIAGYDHETGMATSAYGSDRVTPVAREGKVLMEAVYADKVHGPVYWVGEPGNQRALVLSVRPIGRRPGQLTGTVLGAYDVTDLAQAVQVRDEFLATVSHELRTPLTSIVGYLDLIDELHDPAELGIQDELAVIQRNVAQLSSIIGSLLEGADHAPALRRGPVDVTALVDGVVRRAAARAADRGLVLEARLEPGVRMDGDADRLTQVVEALVANALLFTPSGRIDVVLAREGDDAVISVVDTGVGLSEEDQRHVFDRFFRAQSARDGAVPGIGLGLSIAERTVTAHGGTLRIASRLGHGTRVVATLPAGPDATIP
- a CDS encoding signal peptidase I, with product MPHLLARRRARHGDALGRPANDLAPVELEAGTRPRGGVTQLARSAAVGLSVGILLLVIALAAVLLVVPKVSGAVPLTILTQSMEPTLPPGTLVVVRPVDPDALEVGDVATYQIRSGDPAVITHRITAIASASDGTRSFTFTGDNNASPDSLPVTPAQIQGEVWYSVPLVGWANQAVNGQARSWIIPAAAVALLAYAAVTIITGAVQTRCWRTASAAADVVAEGDHVHSDAMVAGVAEAARADPSHPGVDAADPSPAAVRPRGRHRG
- the mmsB gene encoding multiple monosaccharide ABC transporter permease, whose amino-acid sequence is MTVTAEQATSPNAPAPDGARTRKRRRIDLRQYGILAALAVIILLFQILTEGRLLYPGNVANLIQQNAYVLILAMGMVIVIIAGHIDLSVGSVVATVGAVAALSMNEWGLPWGSAVVLSLVVGALIGAWQGFWVAFVGIPAFIVTLAGMLVFRGVALVLLTGGTISGLPAEFNSIGSGNLPTTGAPDLLTLGIGALVSVALVVQQLRTRATLRKLELPRERAISFWIRTAIAVFAIMYLCYLLAYNRGTPIILIILATLVLLYSFLLTRTVFGRHVYAMGGNLFAAMMSGVKTRWVNFFIFVNMGLLAGLAGVVSTARAGSAVASAGQSFELDAIAAVFIGGAAVQGGVGTVVGAVIGGLVMGVLNQGLSILSVDAAWQQVIKGLVLLLAVAFDVYSKRRSGR
- a CDS encoding alternate-type signal peptide domain-containing protein; its protein translation is MNKIVSGAVAGAAGIVLLLGGAGSFALWNANATVAASSVSSGNLAISADTAGVWTDITNGGSKVIDPSTYRIVPGNVLQYTSALTVTATGDSLAADLTYNPVSITGDAALKAAITTKLDVTSKDASITPASAANTFTVKPSTSASKVNVVLTVTFPSDATTGQNGSLSFDKLAFTLTQRAI